One Kitasatospora sp. MAP12-44 DNA segment encodes these proteins:
- a CDS encoding phosphomannomutase/phosphoglucomutase has product MRDLKQLVKAYDVRGVVPDQWDESLSRAFGAAFVQVTGASAIVVGHDMRPSSPSLTRAFAEGAAARGADVTEIGLCSTDQLYYASGKLDLPGAMFTASHNPAEYNGIKLCRAGAAPVGENTGLAEIRELVQSWIGEDDTVTIPAVDAVPGTLTQQDTLRGYADHLLGLVDLTSIRPLKVAVDAGNGMGGHTVPTVLAGLPLDVVPMYFELDGTFPNHEANPLDPKNLVDLQAKVKEVGADIGLAFDGDADRCFVIDERGEPVSPSAITALVAVRELARARANGEEGATIIHNLITSWTVPEVVREHGGKPVRTRVGHSFIKQEMAETDAIFGGEHSAHYYFRDFWRADTGMLAALHVLAALGGQPGTLSALTEEYDRYAASGEINSTVADQADRSAAVRAAYGSLAGVSVDELDGLTIAGDDWWFNLRASNTEPLLRLNVEAKDPARMAELRDAVLALVRA; this is encoded by the coding sequence GTGCGCGACCTCAAGCAGCTCGTGAAGGCGTACGACGTCCGAGGCGTCGTCCCGGACCAGTGGGACGAGAGCCTGTCCCGTGCCTTCGGCGCCGCATTCGTGCAGGTCACCGGTGCCTCGGCGATCGTCGTCGGCCACGACATGCGCCCCTCCTCGCCGAGCCTGACGCGGGCCTTCGCCGAGGGCGCGGCCGCCCGCGGCGCGGATGTCACCGAGATCGGCCTCTGCTCCACCGACCAGCTCTACTACGCGAGCGGCAAGCTGGACCTGCCCGGCGCGATGTTCACCGCGAGCCACAATCCGGCCGAGTACAACGGCATCAAGCTCTGCCGCGCGGGTGCCGCCCCGGTCGGCGAGAACACCGGCCTGGCCGAGATCCGCGAGCTGGTGCAGAGCTGGATCGGTGAAGACGACACCGTGACCATCCCGGCCGTCGACGCCGTCCCCGGCACGCTGACCCAGCAGGACACCCTGCGCGGCTACGCCGACCACCTGCTCGGCCTGGTCGACCTGACCTCGATCCGCCCGCTCAAGGTCGCGGTGGACGCGGGCAACGGCATGGGCGGCCACACCGTCCCGACCGTCCTGGCGGGCCTGCCGCTGGACGTCGTGCCGATGTACTTCGAGCTGGACGGCACCTTCCCCAACCATGAGGCCAACCCGCTCGACCCGAAGAACCTGGTCGACCTGCAGGCCAAGGTCAAGGAGGTCGGCGCCGACATCGGCCTGGCCTTCGACGGTGACGCCGACCGCTGCTTCGTGATCGACGAGCGCGGCGAGCCGGTCTCGCCGTCCGCCATCACCGCCCTGGTCGCGGTGCGCGAGCTGGCCCGGGCCAGGGCGAACGGCGAGGAGGGCGCGACGATCATCCACAACCTGATCACCTCCTGGACCGTCCCCGAGGTGGTCCGCGAGCACGGCGGCAAGCCGGTCCGCACCCGGGTCGGCCACTCCTTCATCAAGCAGGAGATGGCCGAGACCGACGCGATCTTCGGCGGCGAGCACTCCGCGCACTACTACTTCCGCGACTTCTGGCGGGCCGACACCGGCATGCTCGCCGCGCTGCACGTGCTCGCCGCGCTCGGCGGCCAGCCGGGCACGCTCTCCGCGCTGACCGAGGAGTACGACCGCTACGCCGCCTCGGGCGAGATCAACAGCACCGTCGCCGACCAGGCCGACCGCTCGGCCGCCGTGCGCGCCGCGTACGGCTCGCTGGCGGGCGTCAGCGTCGACGAGCTGGACGGCCTGACCATCGCCGGCGACGACTGGTGGTTCAACCTGCGCGCCTCCAACACCGAGCCGCTGCTGCGCCTGAACGTCGAGGCCAAGGACCCGGCGAGGATGGCCGAGCTGCGCGATGCGGTGCTCGCGCTGGTCCGCGCCTGA
- a CDS encoding DUF3499 domain-containing protein codes for MSPVRRCSRTACGRPAVATLTYVYADSTAVLGPLATYAEPHCYDLCAEHAERLTAPRGWEVVRLAVDAGPMRRSSDDLEALANAVREAARPQDYAPRPVRPTEGDPAEAGRRGHLRVLRSPDN; via the coding sequence GTGAGCCCTGTACGTCGTTGTTCGCGGACCGCGTGCGGCCGACCGGCCGTCGCGACCCTGACGTACGTCTACGCCGACTCCACGGCGGTCCTGGGCCCGCTCGCCACCTACGCCGAGCCGCACTGCTACGACCTCTGCGCCGAGCACGCCGAGCGGCTGACCGCCCCGCGCGGCTGGGAGGTGGTCCGGCTGGCCGTCGACGCCGGCCCGATGCGCCGCAGCAGCGACGACCTGGAGGCCCTGGCCAACGCCGTCCGCGAGGCCGCCCGCCCGCAGGACTACGCGCCCCGCCCGGTCCGCCCCACCGAGGGCGATCCCGCCGAGGCCGGCCGCCGCGGCCACCTCAGAGTGCTCCGCTCCCCGGACAACTGA
- a CDS encoding metallopeptidase family protein, with product MESSAPKPPVPQPPVPQPPAGPPRGPRRRDRHGRGLRGPLAPPQVPISLSRAELFDDYVRESVERLERRWPQLMDVEFAVDEVPEAGADDPVPGSVPLGQVVPARQGRKSQIVVYRRPVEIRAKTRDDRAALVHEILIEQVAELLGLSPEAIDPRYDDED from the coding sequence ATGGAGAGCTCCGCACCGAAACCGCCCGTACCGCAGCCGCCCGTACCGCAGCCGCCCGCCGGACCGCCGCGCGGACCCAGGCGCCGTGACCGGCACGGTCGCGGCCTGCGCGGGCCGCTGGCGCCACCTCAGGTGCCGATCTCGCTGAGCCGCGCCGAACTCTTCGACGACTACGTGCGCGAGTCGGTGGAGCGGCTGGAGCGGCGCTGGCCGCAGCTGATGGACGTCGAGTTCGCCGTCGACGAGGTGCCCGAGGCCGGAGCGGACGATCCGGTGCCCGGCTCGGTGCCGCTGGGCCAGGTGGTGCCCGCCCGGCAGGGCCGCAAGAGCCAGATCGTGGTCTACCGGCGGCCGGTGGAGATCCGGGCCAAGACCCGCGACGACCGGGCGGCCCTGGTGCACGAGATCCTGATCGAGCAGGTCGCCGAGCTGCTCGGGCTCTCGCCGGAGGCCATCGACCCGCGCTACGACGACGAGGACTGA
- a CDS encoding DUF5719 family protein translates to MKKPALKKPTLKKPELSLKRPGPAALGGASRTGVSLLAAAGVLVLVLGVAEARPPAAPAGPAAGAAVTAQVERTAAVCPQPMQGLTGTTTITALTPGAGGSTAGGSGTVTVVNPPTPVAAAPSPAPSGAPAGSPPPSPAASAPAAPAPAAGQAPPAPALLTLTKPGVPVSVQAPGGDTAPGSSAVATGAYAPGFTVTQTTIVTDQRGMGMSGVTCQPDGTDFWFAGAAAAGDRADYVDLTNVGAASAVVDIKLYGAQGEVDSDAAAGIAVPPGGSQAVLLSTLTNNTAVNDLAVEVVARSGRISANLHASDGSNGSDWIPASVAPAPSQVLAGLPADLSAMRLIVMAPGGDDADLKIQLSGQNGWFTPAGHETIHVKAGMVNAVDLGQITRGEVSALRLTPSDPQNATPVVAGLRVDRGGSGKSDSAWLTGSLPIGQRATVADVRGGGASTLYLTATGDAATVRVTASAGTGGGTPTTKDVQVPAGATVSLPSPEPAGGTGNFGVSLQTLTGGPVVAARMLAVNTNSVPMFTIQALNDDHSNVVVPQADQDPGILAH, encoded by the coding sequence ATGAAGAAGCCCGCCCTGAAGAAGCCGACGCTCAAGAAGCCCGAGCTCTCCCTCAAGCGCCCCGGTCCGGCCGCCCTGGGCGGCGCCAGCCGCACCGGCGTCTCGCTGCTGGCCGCCGCCGGCGTGCTGGTCCTGGTGCTGGGCGTCGCCGAGGCGCGCCCGCCGGCCGCGCCCGCCGGGCCCGCGGCGGGCGCGGCGGTCACCGCGCAGGTCGAGCGGACGGCCGCGGTCTGCCCGCAGCCGATGCAGGGGCTGACCGGCACCACCACGATCACCGCGCTCACGCCGGGCGCCGGTGGCTCGACGGCGGGCGGCAGCGGGACGGTCACGGTCGTGAACCCGCCGACCCCGGTCGCCGCGGCGCCGTCGCCCGCGCCCTCGGGTGCGCCGGCCGGCTCGCCGCCGCCATCACCCGCGGCCTCGGCGCCCGCAGCCCCGGCGCCCGCCGCGGGCCAGGCCCCGCCCGCCCCCGCCCTGCTGACGCTGACCAAGCCCGGTGTGCCGGTCAGCGTGCAGGCACCGGGCGGCGACACCGCCCCCGGCAGTTCGGCGGTCGCCACCGGTGCCTACGCGCCCGGCTTCACCGTCACCCAGACCACGATCGTCACCGACCAGCGCGGCATGGGCATGTCCGGCGTGACCTGCCAGCCCGACGGGACCGACTTCTGGTTTGCCGGCGCCGCTGCGGCGGGCGACCGGGCCGACTATGTCGACCTCACCAACGTCGGAGCGGCCTCGGCCGTGGTGGACATCAAGCTCTACGGTGCCCAGGGCGAGGTCGACAGCGACGCGGCGGCCGGCATCGCCGTCCCGCCCGGCGGCTCCCAGGCGGTCCTGCTCTCCACCCTGACCAACAACACCGCGGTGAACGACCTCGCCGTCGAGGTGGTCGCCCGCAGCGGCCGGATCAGCGCCAACCTGCACGCCTCGGACGGCTCCAACGGCTCCGACTGGATCCCCGCCTCGGTCGCCCCGGCACCCTCCCAGGTGCTGGCCGGCTTGCCCGCCGACCTCTCGGCCATGCGGCTGATCGTGATGGCCCCCGGCGGCGACGACGCCGACCTGAAGATCCAGCTCTCCGGCCAGAACGGCTGGTTCACCCCGGCCGGCCACGAGACCATCCACGTCAAGGCGGGCATGGTCAACGCCGTCGACCTCGGCCAGATCACCCGCGGCGAGGTCTCCGCGCTGCGGCTGACGCCCAGTGACCCGCAGAACGCCACGCCGGTGGTGGCCGGCCTGCGGGTCGACCGCGGGGGAAGCGGCAAGTCGGACTCCGCGTGGCTGACCGGCAGTCTGCCGATCGGCCAGCGGGCCACCGTCGCGGACGTCCGCGGCGGCGGCGCCTCCACGCTCTACCTCACCGCCACGGGCGACGCGGCGACCGTCCGGGTGACCGCCTCGGCGGGCACCGGTGGCGGCACGCCGACCACCAAGGACGTCCAGGTCCCGGCCGGCGCCACGGTGTCGCTGCCGTCGCCCGAACCGGCCGGCGGCACCGGCAACTTCGGTGTCAGCCTGCAGACGCTCACGGGCGGCCCGGTGGTGGCGGCCCGGATGCTGGCGGTGAACACCAACAGCGTGCCGATGTTCACCATCCAGGCGCTGAACGACGATCACAGCAACGTCGTGGTGCCGCAGGCGGACCAGGACCCGGGGATCCTGGCGCACTGA